Proteins encoded together in one Sphingomonas radiodurans window:
- the xth gene encoding exodeoxyribonuclease III, translating to MKIVTYNVNGIKARLPRLLEYFAEQQPDIVCLQELKSSDETFPEADIRDAGYGAVWHGQKGFNGVAVLAKGTDPVERQRGLQGEPEDEHSRYLECAVDGLTIASIYLPNGNPQPGPKFDYKIRWIERLSARARELLAAEVPAVLAGDYNVIANDDDTFSVRAMASDALMQPESRGGYRAMLAQGWTDALRVRHPNGRVWTFWDYQAGAWQRDAGFRIDHLLLSPAVADRLVEAGVDKEYRGREKASDHAPTWVRLR from the coding sequence GTGAAGATCGTCACTTACAACGTCAACGGCATCAAGGCGCGCCTGCCGCGCCTGCTGGAATATTTCGCCGAGCAGCAGCCCGACATCGTCTGCCTGCAGGAACTGAAATCCAGCGACGAAACCTTCCCCGAGGCGGACATCCGCGACGCCGGCTATGGCGCGGTGTGGCACGGGCAGAAGGGGTTCAACGGCGTTGCGGTGCTGGCAAAGGGCACCGATCCGGTTGAGCGCCAGCGCGGGCTGCAGGGCGAGCCCGAGGACGAGCACAGCCGCTATCTCGAATGCGCCGTTGACGGCCTGACCATCGCGTCGATCTACTTGCCCAACGGCAATCCGCAACCCGGCCCCAAGTTTGATTACAAGATACGCTGGATCGAGCGGCTGTCGGCACGCGCGCGCGAACTGCTCGCGGCGGAGGTGCCCGCGGTGCTGGCCGGCGATTACAACGTCATCGCCAACGACGACGACACCTTCTCGGTCCGCGCCATGGCGAGCGACGCGCTGATGCAGCCCGAAAGCCGAGGTGGCTATCGCGCGATGCTCGCGCAGGGCTGGACCGACGCGTTGCGAGTACGCCATCCGAACGGTCGCGTATGGACTTTCTGGGATTACCAGGCCGGCGCATGGCAGCGCGACGCGGGCTTCCGCATCGATCACTTGTTGCTTTCGCCCGCGGTCGCCGACCGTCTCGTCGAGGCCGGCGTCGACAAGGAATATCGCGGGCGCGAAAAGGCCAGCGACCATGCGCCGACCTGGGTTCGCTTGCGCTAA
- a CDS encoding DedA family protein: MFEKIIAALFIFVISVIRAGGYWGIVLLMAIESACIPLPSEIIMPFAGYLVSTGEMNIYLAATAGALGCNLGSIVAYEVGRRGGRPMAERWGKYVLVGPAELDLADRFFNRWGAAAILIGRMLPVIRTFIAFPAGVARMKLIPFHVYTFVGSWPFCFLLAWVGAKLGGAWHTDPRLKAAFHQAHIVIGVAMIAAGGFYLWHKFHGLKKKH, encoded by the coding sequence ATGTTCGAGAAGATCATCGCCGCCCTGTTCATCTTCGTGATCAGCGTCATCCGCGCCGGCGGCTATTGGGGGATCGTACTCCTGATGGCGATCGAGAGTGCGTGCATCCCGCTGCCGTCCGAGATCATCATGCCGTTCGCGGGCTATCTCGTCTCGACCGGCGAAATGAACATCTATCTCGCTGCGACGGCTGGCGCGCTAGGTTGCAATCTCGGCTCGATCGTCGCCTATGAGGTCGGGCGCCGGGGCGGGCGGCCGATGGCGGAACGCTGGGGCAAGTACGTGCTCGTGGGTCCAGCCGAGCTCGATCTGGCCGACCGATTCTTCAATCGCTGGGGCGCGGCCGCGATCCTGATCGGCCGCATGCTGCCCGTGATCCGCACGTTCATCGCATTTCCGGCCGGGGTCGCCCGGATGAAGCTGATCCCGTTCCACGTTTACACGTTCGTGGGATCCTGGCCCTTTTGCTTTTTACTCGCTTGGGTCGGCGCCAAGCTCGGCGGTGCGTGGCACACCGACCCGCGACTCAAAGCGGCTTTTCATCAGGCCCACATCGTGATCGGTGTCGCGATGATCGCAGCGGGCGGCTTCTACCTGTGGCACAAGTTTCACGGCCTCAAGAAGAAGCACTAA
- a CDS encoding hemerythrin domain-containing protein yields MTQAQIYRDLKADHDKQRGMLKELGELRGDTTVRKRLFETFRLELQSHAAAEEESLYAVMLGNPELRDDARHSVAEHKEVDDLLGELMDLDFGSDEWESKFFHMRHRYEHHIEEEEEEMFPAADEALGDDVEAQMAATYEERKPAELELARDNPPGGDERE; encoded by the coding sequence ATGACGCAGGCGCAGATCTATCGCGACCTCAAGGCGGATCACGACAAGCAGCGCGGGATGCTGAAGGAACTTGGCGAACTGCGTGGTGACACGACGGTGCGCAAGCGCCTGTTCGAGACGTTCCGGCTCGAGCTGCAGAGCCACGCTGCAGCGGAGGAGGAATCCCTCTACGCAGTGATGCTGGGCAATCCCGAGCTGCGCGACGATGCGCGGCATTCGGTCGCCGAGCACAAGGAAGTCGACGACCTGCTCGGCGAGCTGATGGATCTCGATTTCGGCTCGGACGAGTGGGAGTCGAAGTTCTTCCACATGCGCCACCGCTACGAGCATCACATCGAAGAAGAGGAGGAGGAAATGTTCCCCGCCGCCGACGAAGCGCTCGGCGACGACGTTGAGGCGCAGATGGCCGCGACCTACGAGGAACGGAAGCCCGCGGAGCTCGAACTGGCGCGTGACAACCCACCCGGCGGCGACGAGCGCGAATGA
- a CDS encoding UdgX family uracil-DNA binding protein (This protein belongs to the uracil DNA glycosylase superfamily, members of which act in excision repair of DNA. However, it belongs more specifically to UdgX branch, whose founding member was found to bind uracil in DNA (where it does not belong), without cleaving it, appears to promote DNA repair by a pathway involving RecA, rather than base excision.), whose translation MRLVTLSAPDDFDAWRDAARGLLADSVPAEDVVWQVGAEAGDLFAAVATPRADPVGPAFKVPRAFLDLARNAILHRDPERFALLYTLLARLRRETGLIEDHADPLVRRLEGLAKHVRRDIHKMRAFLRFREVIDDGTSRYVAWFEPDHHIVRANAAFFVNRFASMHWSILTPEVSLHWDGAALSEGPGAQKSDAPEGDPIEEVWKTYYASIFNPARVKVSAMLKEMPRKYWKNMPETALVPQLLASAQARESGMIAKARDEARTDLGGNSQIAWEALREEAMGCTRCHLYKPATQTVFGQGPVSASIMFVGEQPGDQEDLAGQPFVGPAGQVFDRALGEAGIDRGETYVTNAVKHFKFEPRGRRRIHAKPDAGEIEACRWWIDQEQMLVRPKVTVALGATAARSLFGKVMTIGRERGRALKLPDDGGEAWITVHPSYLLRLPDEAARVSEFARFVEDLKLAKAAAA comes from the coding sequence ATGCGGCTGGTTACTCTTTCCGCGCCGGACGATTTCGACGCTTGGCGCGATGCCGCGCGTGGCCTGCTCGCGGATAGCGTGCCGGCGGAGGACGTCGTGTGGCAAGTCGGCGCAGAGGCGGGCGATCTGTTTGCGGCGGTGGCCACCCCGCGCGCCGATCCCGTGGGACCGGCATTTAAGGTGCCGCGTGCTTTCCTCGATCTGGCGCGCAACGCCATCCTGCATCGCGATCCCGAGCGCTTCGCGTTGCTCTACACGCTGCTGGCGCGGCTGCGACGCGAGACCGGGCTGATCGAGGATCACGCCGATCCGTTGGTGCGGCGGCTGGAGGGGCTCGCGAAGCATGTCCGGCGCGATATCCACAAGATGCGCGCGTTCCTGCGTTTCCGCGAAGTGATCGACGACGGCACCAGCCGCTATGTCGCGTGGTTTGAGCCCGATCATCATATCGTGCGCGCCAATGCAGCCTTCTTCGTCAACCGCTTCGCCAGCATGCATTGGTCGATCCTGACGCCCGAAGTGTCGTTGCACTGGGACGGCGCGGCGCTGAGCGAAGGCCCCGGTGCGCAGAAGAGCGATGCGCCCGAAGGCGATCCGATCGAGGAGGTGTGGAAGACCTATTATGCGTCGATCTTCAATCCAGCGCGCGTGAAGGTGAGCGCTATGCTGAAGGAGATGCCGCGGAAATACTGGAAAAACATGCCCGAAACCGCGCTAGTGCCGCAGTTGCTGGCGTCGGCGCAGGCGCGCGAGAGCGGGATGATCGCCAAGGCCCGTGACGAAGCGCGCACCGATCTGGGAGGCAATAGCCAGATCGCCTGGGAGGCGCTGCGCGAAGAGGCGATGGGTTGCACGCGCTGCCACCTCTACAAGCCGGCAACGCAGACCGTGTTCGGGCAAGGCCCGGTTTCCGCGAGCATCATGTTCGTCGGCGAGCAGCCGGGCGATCAGGAGGATCTGGCCGGGCAACCGTTCGTCGGGCCGGCGGGGCAGGTATTCGATCGCGCTTTAGGCGAGGCAGGGATCGATCGTGGGGAGACCTACGTCACCAATGCGGTGAAGCATTTCAAGTTCGAGCCGCGCGGGCGGCGGCGCATTCACGCCAAGCCCGACGCTGGCGAGATCGAGGCGTGCCGCTGGTGGATCGACCAGGAGCAGATGCTCGTACGCCCGAAAGTGACGGTCGCGCTGGGGGCAACCGCGGCGCGATCATTGTTCGGCAAGGTGATGACGATCGGGCGTGAGCGCGGGAGGGCGTTGAAGCTGCCCGATGACGGTGGTGAAGCCTGGATCACGGTGCATCCGAGCTATCTGCTGCGGCTGCCGGACGAGGCGGCGCGCGTGAGCGAATTTGCACGGTTCGTTGAAGATCTGAAGCTGGCGAAGGCGGCGGCGGCATGA
- a CDS encoding SO2930 family diheme c-type cytochrome, giving the protein MKGIAALVAAAALFATAALARAPNTAVVNDSAILAEDYPPALSAFGFFSDLKARVPAARVVGYQLNTPLFSDYAEKQRYLYVPAGQVARYEAENVLALPVGAALIKTFGYGADAAFRPIETRVLLHRAAGWVALPYVWNADLSDATLKRTGTRLPVTFTEPTGATRTISYAVPNQNQCKECHALSGAITPIGPTARNLNDDRQLEALAAGGMLDRAPRDAPRLARWDDAAAPLDDRARAYLETNCAHCHRREGAASNSGLYLGWREPDRVARGILKRPVAAGRGAGDRDFAIDPGHPDRSILLYRLASIEPGIAMPEVGRATTHAEGVALLRKWIAAMPAENGSQEKQAAR; this is encoded by the coding sequence GTGAAGGGGATCGCCGCCCTGGTCGCGGCGGCGGCGCTGTTCGCGACCGCGGCGCTCGCGCGAGCACCGAATACGGCGGTGGTAAACGACTCGGCGATCCTGGCGGAGGATTACCCCCCTGCCCTGTCGGCGTTCGGCTTCTTCAGCGACCTCAAGGCGCGCGTTCCGGCCGCGCGTGTCGTGGGCTATCAGCTGAACACGCCGCTCTTTTCCGATTACGCCGAGAAGCAGCGCTACCTTTACGTCCCTGCCGGGCAGGTTGCGCGATACGAGGCTGAGAACGTCCTCGCGCTGCCGGTTGGCGCGGCGCTGATCAAGACGTTTGGCTATGGCGCGGACGCGGCGTTCCGACCGATTGAGACGCGCGTGCTGCTGCATCGCGCGGCGGGGTGGGTCGCGCTGCCCTATGTGTGGAACGCCGACCTGAGCGATGCGACGCTGAAGCGGACGGGGACACGCCTGCCGGTGACGTTCACCGAACCAACGGGCGCAACGCGGACGATCAGCTATGCCGTGCCGAACCAGAACCAGTGCAAGGAATGCCATGCCCTTTCGGGCGCGATCACGCCGATCGGGCCGACCGCGCGCAATCTGAACGATGATCGGCAACTGGAAGCTCTGGCCGCCGGCGGGATGCTCGATCGGGCGCCGCGCGATGCGCCGAGGCTGGCGCGGTGGGACGATGCCGCCGCACCGCTCGACGATCGGGCGCGGGCGTATCTCGAGACGAATTGCGCGCATTGCCATCGGCGCGAGGGGGCAGCGTCGAACTCTGGCCTGTACCTCGGCTGGCGCGAGCCCGACCGGGTGGCACGCGGCATCCTGAAGCGACCGGTCGCGGCCGGGCGCGGCGCGGGCGACCGCGACTTCGCGATCGATCCGGGGCACCCAGATCGCTCGATCCTGCTGTATCGCCTCGCTTCGATCGAGCCCGGGATTGCGATGCCCGAGGTCGGCCGCGCGACCACCCACGCCGAGGGTGTTGCGCTGCTGAGGAAATGGATCGCGGCGATGCCCGCTGAAAACGGATCGCAAGAGAAACAAGCGGCGCGCTGA
- a CDS encoding fatty acid desaturase family protein — translation MNTMTLDRTTAAAKTARTPIADDRAMLKAAADLTRDLTAPRPAIYWSDLVASAVIGYAALAVAVMATSLWATILASAIAMLALYRGMSFIHELTHVKHASLPGFRTGYNALIGVPMLVPSFMYEGVHNLHHARTRYGTSEDPEYLPLALMKPWSLPLFVVVAALAPVALIFRYGVLSPLSLIVPPLRRVVVERLSALAINPDFRRRMPEGDAAKQWKRIEAACAVWAMSLIALVATGTMSLRTFAIILAVASAVAVVNQLRTLVAHLWENDGEAMTVTAQYLDTVNVPPPAALPALWAPVGLRYHALHHLLPGLPYHSLGEAHRRISAALDGASPYHKASYPGMPGLVAKIARSTMLAR, via the coding sequence ATGAACACGATGACCCTTGATCGTACGACCGCCGCCGCGAAGACGGCGCGCACGCCGATCGCCGACGATCGCGCGATGCTAAAGGCTGCCGCCGATCTGACGCGCGATCTAACTGCCCCGCGGCCGGCGATCTACTGGAGTGATTTGGTTGCGTCCGCCGTGATCGGGTACGCCGCGCTTGCCGTCGCCGTCATGGCCACCTCGCTTTGGGCGACGATCCTTGCGAGCGCCATTGCGATGCTCGCGCTGTACCGCGGAATGAGCTTCATCCACGAATTGACGCACGTGAAGCATGCGTCGCTGCCGGGCTTCCGCACCGGATATAACGCGCTGATCGGCGTGCCGATGCTGGTCCCGTCGTTCATGTACGAAGGCGTGCATAACCTGCACCACGCCCGCACGCGTTACGGCACGTCGGAAGATCCTGAGTATCTGCCGCTCGCGCTGATGAAGCCGTGGTCGCTGCCGCTATTCGTCGTCGTCGCAGCGCTGGCGCCGGTGGCGTTGATCTTTCGTTACGGCGTGCTGTCGCCATTGTCGCTGATTGTGCCGCCGCTGCGCCGCGTGGTCGTAGAGCGTTTATCCGCGCTCGCGATTAACCCAGATTTCCGCCGGCGCATGCCCGAGGGCGATGCGGCGAAGCAATGGAAACGCATCGAAGCCGCGTGTGCTGTCTGGGCAATGTCGCTGATCGCGCTTGTTGCTACTGGCACGATGTCGTTGCGGACTTTCGCAATCATCCTTGCTGTCGCGTCGGCCGTGGCAGTGGTGAACCAGCTTCGCACGCTCGTCGCGCATCTGTGGGAGAATGACGGCGAGGCGATGACGGTGACCGCGCAGTACCTCGACACGGTGAATGTGCCCCCGCCAGCCGCGTTACCGGCGCTGTGGGCGCCCGTCGGCTTGCGCTACCACGCGCTGCATCACCTGCTGCCGGGTCTGCCGTATCATTCGCTCGGCGAGGCACATCGACGGATTAGCGCTGCGCTCGACGGCGCCTCGCCATATCATAAGGCGAGCTATCCGGGGATGCCGGGCTTGGTCGCAAAGATCGCGCGAAGCACGATGCTCGCGCGCTAA
- a CDS encoding N-acetyltransferase, protein MAALTIRPISSKRDRKAFIDLPFRLYRDDPNWVPPLKGEALGLITPEKNGWYSHAKAQLFLAERSGSVVGRISAHFDTLALEMPATRGFGPGAGQWGLMEAEDEGIFRELLARAEQWLRENGSTRALGPISQSVWEEPGLLTEGYDHPPTVMMGHAKREYRGWIEAAGYRPVKELLTYDLDITKDFPPIVQRIIQSGEKNARIVIRQVDKSRFDEEAAIILGILNDAWRDNWGFVPLTEPEIRDVGVKLKPIVFNDLIRIAELDGRPVAFMITLPDLNEPLAGLNGSLLPFGWAKLLLWLRRPKVRTVRVPLMGVVKELQASRLASQLAFMLIEYIRRASVANYGASRAEIGWILDDNQGMRSIADTIGCSINKRYQIYEREL, encoded by the coding sequence ATGGCTGCTCTGACTATTCGCCCGATCTCGTCGAAACGCGACCGCAAGGCATTCATCGATCTTCCGTTTCGCCTCTATCGCGACGATCCCAATTGGGTACCGCCGCTGAAGGGCGAGGCGCTGGGCCTGATCACACCGGAAAAGAACGGCTGGTACAGCCACGCCAAGGCGCAGCTGTTTCTCGCCGAGCGAAGCGGCAGCGTGGTCGGCCGGATCTCGGCGCATTTCGACACGCTCGCACTCGAAATGCCGGCGACGCGCGGCTTCGGGCCGGGGGCTGGGCAATGGGGGCTGATGGAAGCGGAGGACGAGGGGATCTTCCGTGAGCTGCTGGCGCGCGCCGAACAATGGCTGCGCGAAAATGGTTCGACACGCGCGCTCGGGCCAATTTCGCAATCGGTGTGGGAAGAGCCGGGGTTGCTGACCGAAGGCTATGATCACCCCCCAACGGTGATGATGGGCCATGCGAAACGTGAATATCGCGGCTGGATCGAAGCCGCCGGCTATCGCCCGGTCAAGGAGCTGCTGACCTACGATCTCGACATAACGAAGGACTTCCCACCCATCGTCCAGCGCATCATCCAGTCGGGCGAGAAGAACGCGCGGATCGTCATACGGCAAGTGGACAAATCCCGCTTCGACGAGGAAGCGGCGATCATCCTTGGTATCCTCAACGATGCATGGCGCGACAATTGGGGCTTCGTGCCGCTTACCGAGCCCGAGATCCGCGACGTCGGCGTCAAGCTGAAGCCGATCGTGTTCAATGACCTGATCCGGATCGCCGAGCTCGACGGGCGGCCGGTGGCGTTCATGATCACCCTGCCCGACCTGAACGAGCCGCTGGCGGGCCTTAATGGCTCGCTGCTACCGTTCGGCTGGGCGAAGCTGTTGTTGTGGCTGCGGCGGCCGAAGGTGCGCACGGTCCGCGTGCCGCTGATGGGGGTGGTGAAGGAGCTGCAGGCGTCGCGCCTCGCCAGCCAGCTCGCCTTCATGCTGATCGAATATATCCGCCGCGCGTCGGTGGCGAACTACGGCGCGTCACGCGCGGAGATCGGGTGGATCCTGGACGACAACCAGGGGATGCGCTCGATCGCCGATACGATCGGATGCTCGATCAACAAACGCTATCAGATCTACGAACGCGAACTGTAG